From a single Nicotiana tomentosiformis chromosome 2, ASM39032v3, whole genome shotgun sequence genomic region:
- the LOC138904960 gene encoding uncharacterized protein: MVQILENMLRACVIFFRGQWDRFLPLAELAYNNIYQSNIEMASFKALYGQRCRSPIRWFELGDVKLYGTDLVKDALEKVKLIQERLRTAQSRQKSYVDRKAHDLSFMVGEKYSIGNKPPEEAYPFGTPLWINITSGRRISISGTVAAYKQLTQQLTVAAYTAAYSSSLHSSLQ, from the exons ATGGTTCAGATCTTAGAgaatatgctcagagcatgtgtgattttcttcagagggcagtgggatcgattcttgcctttggccgagttagCTTACAATAACATTTATCAGTCCAATATCGAGATGGCATcatttaaggctttatatggtcagcgatgtcgttcgcccatcagatggtttgagctcgGCGATGTtaaattatatggtactgatttggtgaaggatgccttagaaaaggtaaagttgattcaggagcgacttcgcacagcacagtccagacagaagagttacgtagATCGGAaggcgcatgatttatcatttatggtgggcgagaag tactctattggaaataagccccctgaagaagcttatcctttcggtactccgttatggataaatattacctctgGTAGAAGaatatctatatctggtacagtagcagcttacaagcaacttacacaacagcttacagtagcagcttacacagcagcttacagtagcagcttacacagcagcttacagtag
- the LOC138904959 gene encoding uncharacterized protein has translation MDLLSPYHAILDCHANTITLVMPELPRLEWMGSSASTSSQVISLLKARHMVEKGCLAYLACVRDTTAETPVIDSVPVVREFSDVFPYDLPGLPPDHDIDFYIDLAPGTQPISIPPYRMAPKELKEWKEQHEELLAKGFIIPSGSPWGAPVLFVKKKDGTMHMCIDYCQLNKVTIKNKYTLLQVDDLSDQLQGSRHGGARATFEMVLQTLREQKLYAKFSKCYEDVSRPEVALLVVADEKDIVEYVARCLNFQQVKYEHQRPSGLLQQMVILELKWEHITMDFVVGFPRTLRKFDASWVIVDRLTKSAHFIPVMTMYSLERLAQIYIQEIVRLHGVPVSIISDRGPQFTLHF, from the exons ATGGATTTATTgtccccatatcacgccatccttgattgccatgccaacactattaccttggtgatgccagagttgcctagattggagtggatgGGTTCGTCTGCCAGtacatctagtcaggttatctctttACTGAAGGCTCgtcacatggtcgagaagggttgtttggcttatctagcttgtGTTCGAGATACAactgcagagactccggtgattgattcagtgcccgtggtccgggagttctccgatgtgtttccttatgATCTTCCAGGATtgccaccagatcatgatattgatttctatattgatttggctccaggtacccagcctatctctattccaccgtaccgcatggctccgaaagagttgaaggagtggAAAGAACAAcatgaggagttgctagcaaaggggttcatcATACCGAGTgggtcgccttggggtgcaccggtgttattcgtgaagaagaaagatgggactatgcatatgtgcattgattactgccagttgaacaaagttaccattaagaacaagtacacgTTACTGCAGGTTGATGATTTGTctgaccagttgcagggttccagg catggaggagcacgagcaacatttgagatgGTGCTTCAAACCttacgggaacagaagctatatgctaagttctccaa gtgctacgaagatgtatcgcgacctgaggtagcattattagtGGTAGCGGAtgagaaggacatagttgagtatgtagcgaggtgcttaaatttccagcaggttaagtatgagcatcagaggccaagtggcctactccagcagatggttatacttgAGTTGAAATGGGAGCACATCAcgatggacttcgtagttgggtttccacggaccttgaggaagtttgatgcatcttgggtcattgttgataggttgaccaagtcggcacacttcattccagttatgACCATGTATTCtttagagagattggcccagatttacattcaggagattgttcggttgcatggtgttcctgtttccatcatatcagatagaggccctcagtttactttgcatttctaa